A region from the Sorex araneus isolate mSorAra2 chromosome 6, mSorAra2.pri, whole genome shotgun sequence genome encodes:
- the LOC129405879 gene encoding protein shisa-like-1 has protein sequence MGFQRRRCPLLAGLSGGLLLLLNWGSLVQPIDLSALAHHPHLCETTRGADGRHFPGFFCPRLSDDPEQAYCCHMQAAGGSCCTLAEFEALYQVNLSSLPSPPIFRGPGPLLALGLYSLLLVALMTADLVHFCRGRGRSPSRTPRSPSPARQARPPRSSTARPLQVPAGAD, from the exons ATGGGTTTCCAGAGGAGACGGTGCCCTTTGCTGGCGGGCCTGAGTGGGGGGTTGCTGCTGCTCCTCAACTGGGGGTCCCTGGTCCAGCCCATTGATCTCTCAG CACTGGCCCATCACCCCCACTTATGCGAGACAACCCGGGGAGCTGACGGCCGCCACTTCCCCGGCTTCTTCTGCCCACGGCTCTCTGATGACCCCGAGCAGGCTTACTGCTGCCACATGCAGGCCGCGGGGGGCTCCTGCTGCACCCTGGCGGAATTCGAGGCTCTATACCAGGTCAACCTGTCTTCCCTGCCGTCCCCGCCCATCTTCCG GGGCCCCGGCCCGCTCTTGGCGCTGGGCCTCTACAGCCTGCTCCTCGTGGCGCTGATGACGGCGGACCTCGTGCACTTCTGCCGCGGCCGGGGTCGGAGTCCGAGCCGGACCCCGCGCAGCCCGAGCCCCGCGCGCCAGGCACGCCCCCCGCGGTCCTCCACGGCTCGGCCCCTGCAGGTCCCGGCGGGAGCGGACTAG
- the HDDC3 gene encoding guanosine-3',5'-bis(diphosphate) 3'-pyrophosphohydrolase MESH1 encodes MESEAARLLDAVDFAARKHRYQRRKDPEETPYINHPIGVARILTHEAGITDIAVLQAALLHDTVEDTDTSLEELEQHFGAQVRGLVEEVTDDKTLAKAERKRLQVERAAHSSPGAKLVKLADKLYNLRDLTRCTPKGWSEQRVQEYFQWAAQVVRGLQGTNQPLEEALKQLFEERGLSL; translated from the exons ATGGAGTCGGAGGCTGCGCGGCTGCTGGACGCGGTCGACTTCGCGGCGCGCAAGCATCGGTACCAGCGGCGGAAAGACCCCGAGGAGACCCCCTACATCAACCACCCGATCG gtgtggctcgGATCCTGACCCACGAGGCAGGAATCACCGACATCGCGGTATTACAG GCGGCCCTGCTCCATGACACCGTGGAGGACACGGACACCagcctggaggagctggagcagcaCTTCGGGGCCCAGGTGCGGGGTCTGGTGGAGGAGGTGACAGACGACAAGACTCTGGCGAAGGCAGAGAGGAAACGGCTGCAGGTGGAGCGCGCAGCCCACAGCAGCCCCGGGGCCAAGCTGGTGAAGCTGGCCGACAAGCTCTACAACCTGAGGGACCTGACCCGCTGCACCCCGAAGG GTTGGTCTGAGCAGCGGGTCCAGGAGTACTTCCAGTGGGCAGCGCAGGTGGTCAGGGGGCTGCAGGGAACCAACCAGCCTCTGGAAGAGGCCCTGAAGCAGCTGTTTGAGGAGCGAGGGCTGAGCCTGTGA